ACAGCTGTCAGTGGGAGAGACTTAACCCAAACAAAAAGCTGGAATAGTTTTTCTAAAATTTGACCATTTTTAAACAACGAGAAGACCTTAAAAGTGCTTTTCTTCAGTATTTAACCATCTTGTGTTATTTATCCAGGTAATTGTATTAGATGAGTGCTTTGTGAAGACCTTGTTTTAGATTAGGTGACACCATGTGGATGCTTTTGGACATTATAGATAAAAGATCTCTGACTTTATATAAAGATATGAATGCAGTTCATCAATTTTATACATGGTGTACTGTAGAGAAAATGTGAAGAGAGAAATGACGGTCAGAACTATTAATTGCCATTAATATAGGAAAAGACttgaaaaaagacaaaagaaattTTGTTTAGTAAAATTATGTAGCAACGTTCTTTTATAACAATAAAATgcaatttctttaaaaaaaattgttttcacAACATATATATTcttatatatttcataatttgtgtgtttattttacgTACACTACCGTttaaaagtttaggatcacttgactgaaatgttcatgatcttaaaaatcatTTAATCTAAAGGCAtcgttttatatttttttatataatcttctttatataaataagtaaaattttatgtaagaaaaagtttttgaaatggattatTTGGACTAAATAATGAGAAAAAAGTAGCCAATAAGAGCCCATCATAGATGGGATTCCATcacattattgttttgatgCATTTGTGTTAATCTACAatctagaaaaaaatattaaaaaggcaTGAATAAGTGATCCTATACCTTTTGACCAGCATTATTATATTTGTACCCATACAACTTGTCTGTCCAATTCTTTGACATTATtggaatttatttttacaattaaatttattttatacaatagttcaaaGAAATCAATGTTACATTtaggaaatcatttttaatgtgatTATACAGTCTAGAGGAGATTATTATGGATGAAAATAGAATAATATTCTTCATTCTCAAATGGCTTCATGTCTTATTCTGCCATTTAGATAACTGCaagggaaaaaagaaaaagcagcTCTAACTGTAATTTCACAGCAGTTTaaagtacagtatatgcatttgATATACAAATTCACATTAATCGAATGAATGTGGAGACAGACATTTTTCTGGTGGTCTGCCCATAGGGGCAGCTGTACTCACAGGATTGGAACAGTACTCATGTAGCTAATGCCACTGGAGAGGAGAAAGCAGAATCCAGCGAACCAGCTGAGAGTCAGCGGGTAGATGGAGGTGAAGAAGACATTAGACAAAAGTTCAGTCACAGCCAGAACCAACTGGAGCAGCCCGAAAACTCGCCCTGAGACACAGTGAataattcttatttttataaagaatAAAACAGCATGTTGTGCTGTGGATGCTGGTATTCAGCAAGACTAATTTGGTCAACCAGCTTCTCCAGAAGAACATACTTGTTTACCAGCTATACACAACACCAAACTGACAAAGAGTACCATAACTATAAAATATATCATGCACTGTGCATGAGTTAAATGTTATTGCTttctttaagtttatttttatatgtagTTGTGATATTACCATATTGTTGGGGATGCAGATTCTTGGACAGCATTGCTCGCAGTGTTGGCATGGGAACGCAGGCAAACATCATGATTCCTCTGGCTGTTGTAAGCAACACATTTTAATGTAGAAACATGCTAGAAACCATAACACATTTTCAAATCTTTTACTTTTAAGCCTGTTTTAATGAGTGTGCCAAAAGGCAGGTTTTCTTATTCTGAAGTGTATTACCATGCATTACCATCTCACTTCTGTCAACCGACATGTGCAATGTTACTTACATAGTCATGCAATCAtgcaatattatttatttacttacacCTCTTTTTTATATATGTGTATGGTATTTTAATTAGACAgtgtaaatattgtgttaatcttTTATGACTAAAGTGGACTCAGAGAAACACACAAGAATAATGTTCTTGTGAAAATGACAATAAACActaaaaactttttattttaaacttttaaattattttatttgatttattatttgatttattatttcaattctattctattctattactTTAGATGGAGTTTGTAAAAGTATGACACCTGGAATTGGAAAAAAATGCACGAAAAGCAGATTGGAAATTCAAAATAACTATCTTCATCTATTTAATTCtgttctatttttttatttatttacagtgtgATTTCTCAGTACAGCAATTTCAGTGACACCTGCTGGTTTGGACATGTAATGCATGTCGTTTGAAAAAATGCTTGTAGTACCTTTGAAGGCCCTCTGATGAGCTTATTATTCTGTTAACTCTAGTCAGACCATTGTAttatataatttgttttattgtttattatcttttaatatattttcagGTGGACTTACCCAAGAAGTAGACCCAACTTTCAATGGCAAATGCCATAATAGCCATCCCAGCACAGTTGGATACAATGCCCACAAGAGTGAGCGCCGTGTCTCCTAACACATTAAACAGAATCAGGACTCCTAGGAAGCTACTGAGGTACATGGCACTAGTGGCAGCCCTGCCGTATCCTGCCCACACTGGGTTCCAGCTCAGAGGAGGCTTCAACACATACAGCTGAAGCACGTTTTCTGCCCCAACCATGCCCACCATGAAAACCATCATGGCAACCATCAGTATCCCTACAGAGATCTTGTCCATCCTGTTCACACTCTCAAATTCTGGTAACAACGGCTCACTCTCAGATTCAGAACATCTCACGTCAGATAGAAGAAACACGGAGTACAGCAGTGCCACCACACTGACCAGAATTGCAATAGAGAGGAGAACCGAAGGTCCTATCTGATAGAGATATCCAGACAGGAGACCTCCCACGACCCCTGCAACTCCAAAACAAAAGTCCACGATGTTTAGTTTAAGAGTGCGCTTGCCTTTCTCCGAGCTCAGGGAGGCCAGAGCGGCCACCCCGGCCCAGAACATCGGCCCACCCCCACTTAGACCGTGCAACAAAGAACCCAAGTACAGAAACTCTAAAGGAACCTCACTGTACATGAAGATGAGAAGCATAAA
This portion of the Triplophysa rosa linkage group LG20, Trosa_1v2, whole genome shotgun sequence genome encodes:
- the si:ch211-262i1.4 gene encoding thymic stromal cotransporter homolog; the protein is MGIILTLVEPVVVINKLGTSFFEMALTQTIYNHSLKTTAGDSDRAQTLSSRFLLIQSVVSSVAAMLSIIPLSRIADHHGPKVFVVASQMGSVLGMFMLLIFMYSEVPLEFLYLGSLLHGLSGGGPMFWAGVAALASLSSEKGKRTLKLNIVDFCFGVAGVVGGLLSGYLYQIGPSVLLSIAILVSVVALLYSVFLLSDVRCSESESEPLLPEFESVNRMDKISVGILMVAMMVFMVGMVGAENVLQLYVLKPPLSWNPVWAGYGRAATSAMYLSSFLGVLILFNVLGDTALTLVGIVSNCAGMAIMAFAIESWVYFLGRVFGLLQLVLAVTELLSNVFFTSIYPLTLSWFAGFCFLLSSGISYMSTVPIL